One stretch of Pseudodesulfovibrio senegalensis DNA includes these proteins:
- a CDS encoding motility protein A: MDIATLLGLVVGLSLVIGAIILGGAVDVFINVPGMMIVIGGTLAAIMVAFPFEEVIQAFVAAFKMFQQRKTKARDVVNIMVKVAEISRREGLLALENVQTENMVLKKSCQLIADNADSQLIHATLAIEINGLRRRHQVAQDVFKRLAALAPSFGMMGTLIGLVQMLTRLDDPKAIGPAMAVALLTTFYGSAMATLIFIPIAAKLKARTLQEQLNLEIIFEGAKSILENNNPRLVYEKLSSFLSPSERGE; the protein is encoded by the coding sequence ATGGATATTGCGACATTACTTGGCTTGGTTGTCGGCCTTTCGCTCGTTATCGGCGCGATCATACTCGGTGGCGCGGTTGATGTCTTTATCAACGTGCCCGGCATGATGATCGTCATTGGCGGAACTTTGGCGGCCATTATGGTCGCTTTTCCATTTGAAGAGGTCATACAGGCCTTTGTCGCTGCTTTCAAGATGTTCCAGCAACGCAAGACCAAAGCCCGCGACGTGGTCAATATCATGGTCAAGGTGGCGGAGATCAGTCGCCGGGAGGGTTTGCTGGCTCTGGAAAACGTGCAGACCGAGAACATGGTGCTCAAGAAATCCTGCCAGCTTATTGCGGACAACGCGGATTCGCAGTTGATCCATGCTACGCTGGCCATTGAAATCAACGGGCTGCGCCGCAGACATCAGGTGGCGCAGGACGTTTTCAAGCGCCTTGCCGCCCTGGCCCCTTCGTTCGGGATGATGGGTACTCTTATCGGTCTGGTCCAGATGCTCACCCGTCTGGACGACCCCAAGGCCATCGGTCCGGCCATGGCCGTGGCCCTGCTCACGACGTTTTACGGTTCGGCCATGGCAACGCTCATATTCATTCCCATAGCGGCCAAGCTCAAGGCTCGAACCCTCCAGGAGCAGCTGAATCTCGAAATTATTTTTGAAGGCGCAAAGTCCATACTCGAGAACAACAACCCGAGATTGGTGTACGAAAAGTTGTCGTCATTCCTTTCGCCTTCGGAGCGGGGAGAATAG
- a CDS encoding purine-nucleoside phosphorylase — MNYIESVQHAASYIQEKLDKIQAGTIAIVTGSGLGGLVDGIAAPEKLPYTQIPGFPVSTVQGHAGTLVQGHIEGTPVIAMDGRVHLYEGFSPREVTFGVRALHEAGVRTIILTNAAGALNPGFEVGTPMLISDHINFMVGMNPLRGTNNDAWGPRFPDMSCVYDVKLRTLAMQCALKQGMRLETGTYMGVMGPTLETPAETRMYRIMGADAIGMSTVPEAIAAHHMGMRVLGLSCLTNKNLPDCIEEVTHEQVLEQAARSSKAMTRLVLEILKNLD; from the coding sequence TTGAATTACATCGAATCAGTACAACATGCTGCGTCTTATATACAGGAAAAGTTAGACAAAATTCAAGCAGGAACCATAGCCATCGTTACCGGGAGCGGACTCGGGGGGCTTGTGGACGGCATTGCCGCCCCCGAAAAACTGCCTTATACGCAGATTCCCGGCTTTCCGGTCTCCACGGTACAAGGCCATGCAGGAACCCTTGTGCAAGGCCACATCGAGGGCACACCGGTCATTGCCATGGACGGACGCGTTCACCTGTACGAAGGCTTTTCGCCCCGCGAAGTCACCTTTGGCGTGCGGGCGCTCCACGAGGCCGGGGTGCGCACCATCATCCTGACCAATGCGGCCGGAGCGCTCAACCCAGGCTTTGAAGTGGGAACGCCCATGCTTATCAGCGACCACATCAATTTCATGGTGGGCATGAACCCGTTGCGCGGCACAAATAACGATGCGTGGGGACCAAGATTCCCGGACATGAGTTGCGTGTATGACGTCAAACTCAGAACCCTGGCCATGCAATGTGCCCTGAAACAGGGAATGCGCCTTGAGACAGGAACATACATGGGCGTGATGGGACCTACATTGGAAACGCCTGCAGAAACACGCATGTATCGCATCATGGGCGCGGACGCCATCGGCATGTCCACCGTACCCGAAGCCATTGCCGCCCATCACATGGGCATGCGAGTTCTCGGGCTTTCCTGCCTGACCAATAAAAATCTTCCGGACTGCATCGAAGAGGTCACGCATGAACAAGTGCTTGAGCAGGCGGCCCGCTCCTCCAAGGCCATGACGAGGCTTGTTCTGGAAATCCTAAAGAATTTGGACTGA
- a CDS encoding ATP-binding protein, whose amino-acid sequence MAQRKNTATDKAAAEMERQRLFTILNSLDAVVYAADIHTHEILFLNTKALDDIDGDQSIIGRKCWTVMQKEQTGPCPFCTNDKLLDENGEPNGVHTWEFQNTGNQRWYLIRDRAIYWPDGRLARLEIATDITERKQSENAIRHREAILRAVSWASERFLEGSDLHRHTATLLQKLGKGTDVSRVYIFKNSTAPDGTTLMNYRHEWVASDTKSEIDNESLQAVSYEKAGAARWKQAFLNHEYIAGHVQDMPEKERHALGSQGIKSIVAFPIYAGNLWWGFIGFDECRKERQWTHAELDALQAAASIIGAGLLKNKTEQELRHTKNIAEQANNVKSQFLANMSHEIRTPLNGVLSMLQLLDCSEPRADQREYIRNALSAGRSLLQIINDILDLSKIEAGHMEIDTHNFHLPSMLASTTALFNEQLAGADVQLSWNMNVGVPEWIVGDEGKIRQILYNLVGNAVKFTRKGHVTIEVLPVRPLGDTPKEGLRFKITDTGIGIPEHVQQSIFEPFTQGIQPTEQRMAGTGLGLNIVKRLIALLDGTISLESSPGKGTTVTFVIAVEPGSKTIQTLRVSPGNQGSHHFSVLLADDNAINRLSSGKFLEKAGHTVTAVQDGYEVLEQLAANHFDCVVMDIQMPSMNGLDTTRAIRNGTNGIDPDIPVVALTAHAMRGDREKILECGADDYLAKPVDMDSLVMAVENVVRSRRGQ is encoded by the coding sequence ATGGCACAACGCAAAAACACGGCAACAGACAAGGCTGCAGCAGAAATGGAAAGGCAACGCCTTTTCACCATACTCAACAGTCTGGACGCCGTGGTTTATGCCGCCGACATCCATACCCACGAAATCCTTTTCCTGAACACCAAGGCACTGGACGACATTGACGGCGACCAGAGCATCATTGGCCGCAAATGCTGGACCGTCATGCAAAAAGAACAAACCGGTCCATGCCCATTCTGCACCAACGACAAGCTGCTCGACGAAAATGGTGAACCCAACGGGGTGCATACATGGGAATTCCAGAACACGGGAAACCAGCGGTGGTACCTCATAAGGGACCGCGCAATATACTGGCCGGACGGTCGGCTGGCCAGACTGGAAATCGCCACGGACATCACCGAACGCAAACAAAGCGAAAACGCCATCCGCCATCGCGAGGCCATCCTCCGGGCCGTGAGTTGGGCTTCCGAACGTTTCCTTGAAGGCAGCGACCTGCATAGACACACGGCAACTCTGCTCCAAAAGCTGGGCAAAGGAACCGATGTGAGCCGTGTATACATTTTCAAAAACTCCACGGCTCCGGACGGGACCACGCTCATGAACTACAGACATGAATGGGTTGCCTCGGACACCAAAAGCGAAATCGACAACGAATCCCTGCAAGCGGTCAGCTACGAAAAAGCTGGCGCCGCACGCTGGAAGCAAGCGTTCCTCAACCACGAATACATCGCCGGGCATGTACAGGACATGCCCGAAAAAGAGCGGCACGCCCTCGGCTCGCAGGGCATCAAGTCCATTGTGGCCTTTCCCATTTACGCAGGAAATCTCTGGTGGGGGTTTATCGGCTTTGACGAATGTCGAAAAGAACGCCAGTGGACGCACGCGGAACTGGACGCACTGCAAGCCGCCGCTTCCATCATCGGTGCAGGGCTGCTCAAAAACAAGACAGAGCAGGAACTGCGACACACAAAGAACATTGCCGAGCAGGCCAACAACGTCAAATCGCAATTTCTGGCCAACATGAGCCATGAAATCCGCACGCCGCTCAACGGCGTTCTTTCCATGCTGCAACTGCTGGACTGCTCCGAGCCCCGTGCCGATCAACGGGAGTACATCCGTAACGCGCTCAGTGCAGGACGCAGCCTGTTGCAAATCATCAACGACATTCTCGATCTTTCGAAAATCGAAGCCGGGCACATGGAAATCGACACGCACAACTTCCATCTCCCTTCAATGCTCGCCTCGACAACAGCCCTTTTCAACGAACAGCTCGCCGGGGCCGATGTGCAACTGAGCTGGAACATGAATGTGGGCGTCCCGGAATGGATCGTGGGAGACGAGGGAAAAATTCGCCAGATACTCTACAACCTCGTTGGCAATGCCGTTAAATTCACTCGCAAGGGACATGTGACCATTGAAGTATTACCAGTTCGACCATTGGGGGACACGCCCAAGGAAGGCTTGCGTTTCAAGATAACCGACACGGGGATCGGCATTCCGGAGCATGTGCAGCAATCCATCTTTGAGCCGTTCACACAGGGTATCCAGCCAACAGAGCAACGCATGGCCGGCACAGGCCTTGGCCTGAATATCGTGAAACGGCTGATAGCCCTACTGGACGGCACGATATCCCTTGAAAGCTCTCCGGGAAAAGGCACAACAGTCACCTTTGTCATTGCTGTAGAACCGGGCAGCAAGACAATCCAGACACTTCGGGTCAGCCCCGGCAATCAGGGCTCACACCATTTTTCCGTCCTGCTGGCCGACGACAATGCCATCAACCGACTGTCGTCCGGAAAATTCCTTGAAAAGGCAGGGCATACGGTAACCGCAGTACAGGACGGGTACGAAGTGCTCGAACAACTGGCCGCCAACCATTTTGACTGCGTGGTCATGGACATCCAGATGCCGTCCATGAACGGATTGGACACGACACGCGCCATTCGCAACGGAACCAACGGCATAGACCCGGACATTCCGGTAGTGGCGCTGACGGCCCACGCCATGCGTGGCGACAGGGAAAAAATACTTGAATGCGGCGCCGACGATTACCTGGCAAAACCGGTGGACATGGATTCACTGGTCATGGCCGTGGAAAATGTGGTCCGCTCCCGGCGGGGGCAATAA
- a CDS encoding tetratricopeptide repeat protein, whose translation MKALAKGQHANALFILEQALTRAGCFKTRLNEAKVRNNIGLATLLGGDTEKARKQFELALQIVDDFLGTDNHLYKRIAGNLGAVSPNSKEAKAA comes from the coding sequence ATGAAGGCATTGGCCAAGGGGCAGCACGCCAACGCCCTCTTCATTCTGGAACAGGCGCTGACTCGCGCCGGTTGCTTCAAAACCAGACTCAACGAGGCAAAAGTGCGCAACAACATCGGCCTTGCCACCCTTCTGGGAGGCGATACGGAAAAAGCCAGAAAGCAGTTTGAACTGGCACTGCAGATCGTCGATGATTTTTTAGGAACGGACAATCATCTGTACAAAAGAATTGCCGGAAACCTCGGTGCCGTGTCGCCCAACAGCAAGGAGGCGAAAGCCGCATGA
- a CDS encoding single-stranded DNA-binding protein: MAGSMNKVILVGRIGQDPKLSYTGSGQAVTNFSVATDEGYRDKNTGQRVERTEWHRVVAWRQTAEFVGNYMGKGRLILVEGKLQTRKWQDQNGQDRYTTEIVADRVQGLDRAPDGAGAQQGGYQQQQGGYQQQQGGYQQQGGQPQQGGQPQQNGQPQQQEEDLGPAFPSEASGMDDVPF; encoded by the coding sequence ATGGCTGGAAGTATGAACAAGGTCATTTTGGTTGGAAGAATCGGACAGGATCCCAAGCTTTCCTACACCGGTTCCGGACAGGCGGTTACGAATTTCAGCGTGGCCACTGATGAAGGATATCGCGACAAGAATACGGGTCAGCGCGTGGAACGCACCGAATGGCACCGTGTCGTGGCATGGCGGCAGACTGCGGAGTTTGTCGGCAACTACATGGGCAAGGGACGTCTGATTCTGGTCGAGGGCAAGTTGCAGACCAGGAAATGGCAGGACCAGAATGGCCAGGATCGTTACACCACGGAAATCGTGGCCGACCGCGTGCAGGGCTTGGACCGTGCCCCTGATGGAGCCGGAGCGCAGCAGGGCGGCTACCAGCAGCAACAGGGTGGCTACCAGCAGCAACAAGGCGGCTACCAGCAACAGGGTGGCCAGCCACAGCAGGGTGGTCAGCCGCAACAGAATGGACAGCCGCAGCAGCAGGAAGAGGATCTTGGTCCGGCATTCCCGTCCGAAGCCAGCGGCATGGACGACGTGCCGTTCTGA
- a CDS encoding flagellar motor protein MotB has protein sequence MDDDRSLFRPPPDEDENSNEWMTTFADLSMLLLVFFVLLYSMSTLDTEKFSKTFSSVTQALSGKMQKLSTSRISRDEAGVLIDQALMRRQIVESQRKVFAEVKTLQSKKGVEGLVSANFEDGVITLRVPGDVLFRPGKVRLTEEGRRVILVLRNFFIQHPDQQIKIIGYTDDTQPSGQGRFKDNWEISAMRAVNVLRDLLKMGIKSNRLTATGLADINPLFPNTSDEFRAKNRRVEFVLEKRVTGK, from the coding sequence ATGGATGATGATCGAAGCTTGTTTCGGCCTCCGCCGGATGAGGATGAAAACAGCAATGAATGGATGACCACGTTTGCGGATCTTTCCATGCTGTTGCTGGTGTTTTTTGTGTTGTTGTATTCCATGTCCACGCTGGATACGGAAAAATTTTCCAAGACGTTTTCATCGGTGACTCAGGCCCTTTCCGGCAAGATGCAAAAATTGTCCACCAGCCGCATAAGCCGTGACGAGGCCGGTGTCTTGATCGATCAGGCCCTCATGCGGCGGCAGATCGTGGAGTCGCAACGGAAGGTGTTTGCCGAGGTCAAGACCTTGCAGTCCAAGAAGGGCGTAGAGGGATTGGTGAGCGCCAACTTTGAAGATGGCGTCATAACCCTGCGTGTGCCGGGAGACGTGCTTTTCCGGCCTGGCAAGGTCCGGTTGACAGAAGAGGGAAGGCGGGTCATTCTCGTTTTGCGTAATTTTTTCATTCAGCATCCGGACCAACAGATCAAGATTATTGGTTATACGGACGATACCCAGCCCAGTGGGCAAGGCCGGTTCAAGGACAACTGGGAGATTTCGGCCATGCGTGCGGTCAATGTCCTGCGTGATTTGTTGAAGATGGGCATCAAGTCGAATCGGCTGACCGCCACGGGACTGGCCGACATCAATCCGCTGTTTCCCAACACTTCTGATGAGTTCCGGGCCAAGAACAGGCGAGTCGAGTTTGTTCTTGAAAAACGTGTTACTGGCAAGTAG
- a CDS encoding acetyl-CoA carboxylase carboxyl transferase subunit alpha/beta, producing MDREKRLVALRNRLTYIEDVFGPQGNDTVRVIKARAEEFFERVPGLARSDAQREFRRMEELLAFSEQKLEKELTPMDRVRIVRHPQRICLKDILENVYDNYSEIGGQGEYNIDPSMLIARAIISRRVGRKVVNQPVMVIGQEKGHGEEFRNGGSVKPWGNAKALHYMKVAETENIPIHTYVFTPGSYPVEDYPGAAQQIARNLYEMSALRVPVVAVFSEGGSGGAEAVGLADRRIMLSHGYYSVISPEGAAAIEGRLRGGKRADPKLVDKCARQLAITARDNVQNGYVDRVVQEPPLGARPGHFDFFKTLRSEVIQATNEVVSGVKSMKLFRAMALSSRTRRKASLDPESIYVRWDLSNAARERLLCKRYQRFRDMSHHAYRDNRSFADRIRSGIEPLCWSLHSFVSYGLAKTMRKRVQDLAEEVSAEAFLISERVVRPARKAIVRFSGNRQPREVAQQKAREALTRLSCPEEGACINDDSWVWVSDRAREDRAVSCPNARSHGCPDLWAPDLFSEFAGVCPSCGHHFPMEYEWYFYNVFNYAEAQEFNADIESGNPLNYEGFDVKVEQARKRTGRKSACVTFETAIDDVQVVVASLIAPFRGGTVGAAEGEKFILAAERARKKHFPFIAYVHGTAGIRIQEGVNGVIQMPRCTLAVRRYIDAGGLYLVVYDTNSYAGPVASFLGCSPYQFAVRSSNIGFAGPGVIEETTGMAVPPNYHKAYQALSRGHIHGIWDRREVRKNLHRALLTVGGRNLYYR from the coding sequence ATGGACAGGGAAAAGCGGCTTGTGGCCCTTCGCAACAGGTTGACCTACATAGAGGACGTTTTCGGCCCTCAGGGCAATGATACGGTGCGGGTAATCAAGGCGCGTGCCGAGGAATTTTTTGAGCGTGTCCCCGGTCTTGCCCGTTCCGATGCCCAACGCGAGTTTCGGCGTATGGAGGAGTTGTTGGCTTTTTCCGAACAAAAATTGGAAAAAGAGCTGACCCCCATGGACCGGGTGCGCATTGTCCGGCATCCCCAGCGGATCTGCCTCAAGGATATTCTGGAAAACGTTTACGATAATTACAGCGAGATTGGCGGGCAGGGGGAGTACAACATTGATCCGAGCATGCTGATTGCCCGGGCCATCATTTCCCGGCGTGTCGGCCGCAAGGTCGTGAATCAGCCGGTCATGGTCATTGGTCAGGAAAAGGGGCACGGCGAGGAGTTTCGCAACGGCGGGTCAGTCAAGCCCTGGGGTAACGCCAAGGCCCTGCATTACATGAAGGTCGCTGAGACCGAAAACATTCCCATCCATACCTATGTGTTTACGCCCGGTTCCTATCCTGTGGAGGATTACCCCGGTGCGGCCCAGCAGATTGCCCGCAATCTTTATGAAATGAGCGCTTTGCGCGTTCCGGTGGTGGCCGTGTTTTCCGAAGGCGGCTCGGGCGGTGCCGAGGCCGTGGGGCTGGCCGACCGTCGAATCATGCTTTCACACGGCTATTATTCGGTTATTTCCCCGGAAGGGGCTGCTGCTATTGAGGGACGGCTGCGCGGCGGAAAACGGGCAGACCCGAAACTGGTGGACAAGTGTGCCCGGCAACTGGCCATAACCGCACGGGACAACGTGCAGAACGGTTATGTGGACCGAGTGGTGCAGGAGCCGCCGCTTGGAGCGCGTCCCGGGCATTTTGATTTTTTCAAGACCTTGCGGAGCGAGGTCATTCAGGCCACCAACGAGGTCGTATCCGGCGTGAAGTCCATGAAACTTTTTCGGGCCATGGCTCTGAGTAGCCGGACTCGCCGCAAGGCCTCCCTTGATCCGGAAAGTATCTATGTTCGCTGGGACCTGAGCAACGCGGCCCGTGAAAGGCTTTTGTGCAAGCGATACCAACGATTCCGTGACATGAGTCACCACGCATACCGGGACAACCGTTCTTTTGCGGACAGGATTCGGTCCGGAATTGAGCCGCTGTGCTGGTCCCTGCATTCCTTTGTGAGTTACGGACTTGCCAAGACCATGCGCAAGCGTGTGCAGGACTTGGCCGAAGAGGTGAGCGCCGAGGCCTTTTTGATCAGCGAACGAGTGGTGCGGCCTGCCCGGAAGGCCATTGTTCGTTTCAGCGGGAACAGGCAACCCCGCGAGGTTGCCCAGCAAAAGGCACGGGAAGCGCTGACCCGGCTTTCGTGCCCGGAAGAAGGGGCCTGCATAAACGATGATTCATGGGTATGGGTGAGCGACCGGGCCCGGGAAGATAGGGCTGTTTCCTGTCCCAATGCCCGATCCCATGGCTGCCCCGACCTTTGGGCACCGGATCTTTTTTCCGAGTTTGCGGGTGTGTGTCCAAGCTGCGGCCATCATTTTCCCATGGAATACGAATGGTATTTTTACAATGTTTTCAATTATGCCGAGGCCCAGGAATTTAACGCCGACATTGAAAGCGGCAACCCGCTGAATTATGAAGGTTTTGACGTTAAGGTCGAGCAGGCCAGAAAGCGAACCGGGCGCAAGAGTGCCTGCGTTACTTTCGAGACCGCCATTGATGATGTGCAGGTGGTGGTTGCCAGCCTGATTGCGCCGTTTCGCGGCGGAACCGTGGGGGCGGCCGAAGGTGAAAAATTCATCCTGGCAGCTGAACGGGCACGCAAGAAGCATTTTCCGTTTATTGCCTATGTCCATGGAACCGCTGGAATTCGTATACAGGAAGGCGTGAACGGTGTGATTCAGATGCCCCGATGCACATTGGCGGTTCGCCGTTACATTGATGCCGGGGGGCTGTATCTCGTGGTGTATGACACCAATTCCTACGCCGGGCCAGTGGCCAGTTTTCTCGGTTGTTCGCCGTATCAGTTTGCCGTACGTTCCTCCAACATTGGTTTTGCCGGTCCCGGCGTGATCGAGGAAACTACGGGAATGGCTGTGCCGCCCAATTATCATAAGGCATATCAAGCTCTTTCGCGCGGACATATTCACGGTATATGGGACAGGCGTGAGGTCAGAAAAAACCTGCACCGCGCACTCTTGACCGTTGGTGGTCGAAACCTCTATTATCGCTAA
- a CDS encoding biotin carboxylase N-terminal domain-containing protein, producing MVSERHTILVANRGEIAMRIMRACCELGHDFVCLYTDVDEFSGHVALARELGGDRCVYRVSSYLDANEIFSVADQARATAVHPGYGFFAEDYRFARRVVRRDRAMCFIGPSWWIIRDLGDKINTKRIARTLGVPTIPGSDRPIYDEMEAESIAGNLFEFQKSQGIRGGMVLVKASAGGGGMGIEEVQDPDQFRSVFRRVRNYAKRNFNDEGVLIEQRVFDFNHLEVQIVSERGGQRHVHFGTRNCSVQSSGKQKRIEVAPGFAPAEIPYAFDAERVLEEITHHSLAMAGEVGYDNVGTWEWIVTPRGEPFLMEVNTRIQVENGVSAAIARIDGQDPVNIISEQIRLALGDPMGYGQSDVWLCGVGIEYRLVAEDPEKEFAPCGGQVSRFSWQDAPWLEVHTQVPREQAYEIPMEYDPNLALAIVWGESLEQARERGNLFLDSLVLEGKASGGGFHSNVAFLRERTQGLLEF from the coding sequence ATAGTGAGCGAACGTCATACCATTCTTGTAGCGAATCGTGGCGAGATCGCCATGCGCATCATGCGCGCATGCTGTGAACTCGGCCACGATTTTGTGTGCTTGTACACTGATGTGGACGAGTTTTCCGGACACGTGGCCCTTGCTCGGGAGCTCGGCGGGGACCGGTGTGTGTATCGGGTGTCTTCCTATCTGGATGCCAACGAAATCTTTTCCGTAGCCGATCAGGCCCGCGCCACGGCCGTTCATCCGGGGTATGGTTTTTTTGCCGAGGATTATCGCTTTGCCCGGCGCGTCGTGCGGCGAGACAGGGCCATGTGTTTTATTGGGCCGTCCTGGTGGATTATTCGGGACCTTGGCGACAAGATTAACACCAAACGCATCGCCCGGACCCTTGGCGTGCCGACTATTCCCGGTTCGGACCGGCCCATTTACGACGAGATGGAAGCCGAGTCCATTGCAGGCAATTTGTTCGAGTTTCAGAAGTCGCAAGGGATTCGCGGCGGCATGGTGCTGGTAAAGGCTTCCGCCGGCGGCGGCGGTATGGGCATCGAGGAAGTGCAGGATCCCGACCAGTTTCGATCCGTTTTTCGTCGTGTGCGCAACTATGCCAAGCGGAATTTCAATGACGAAGGCGTGCTCATCGAGCAGCGTGTTTTTGATTTCAACCATCTTGAAGTGCAGATAGTTTCAGAACGAGGCGGCCAGCGGCACGTGCACTTCGGCACGCGCAACTGTTCGGTCCAGAGTTCCGGCAAGCAGAAACGCATTGAAGTGGCTCCGGGGTTTGCCCCGGCGGAAATACCATATGCCTTTGACGCCGAACGGGTGCTTGAGGAGATAACCCATCACTCTCTGGCCATGGCCGGGGAGGTCGGTTACGACAATGTTGGTACGTGGGAGTGGATCGTGACACCCCGGGGTGAGCCGTTTCTCATGGAGGTCAATACCCGTATTCAGGTCGAAAACGGTGTGTCGGCGGCCATTGCCCGTATTGACGGACAGGACCCCGTGAATATCATTTCGGAACAGATTCGGCTGGCCCTTGGGGACCCCATGGGGTACGGCCAGTCCGATGTCTGGCTTTGCGGCGTGGGCATAGAGTACCGTCTTGTGGCGGAAGATCCGGAAAAGGAATTTGCACCCTGCGGTGGCCAAGTCAGCCGCTTCTCGTGGCAGGATGCTCCATGGCTGGAAGTGCACACGCAGGTGCCTCGCGAGCAGGCTTATGAAATTCCCATGGAGTATGATCCCAACCTTGCGTTGGCGATAGTCTGGGGAGAAAGTCTTGAACAGGCACGCGAGCGCGGCAATTTGTTCCTGGATTCGCTGGTTTTGGAAGGCAAGGCATCCGGTGGTGGCTTTCATTCCAATGTGGCATTTCTGCGTGAACGGACACAAGGGCTTCTGGAGTTTTGA
- a CDS encoding biotin attachment protein, translating into MLNIKELLEDIKSNPYKEIIVRAPHTGTVEFAGIKPGDTVRGCSGTWGEKPGTLLAHLTREKNKKPICAPEKGEIVNVRNELEGSFVEAGEELLTFRHFLTRKEVIELILKKALFLFRAPERAKYYFIPEVDQKLKVSGKRSVKVADGMDMLIVSRMKRETPLAYSGPEGLIYSVYFHRGDNVDEGEPLIGVCPEDQLSAIQDVVARVQSEWEEDE; encoded by the coding sequence TTGCTTAACATCAAGGAATTACTTGAAGATATAAAATCAAATCCGTACAAGGAAATCATTGTTCGTGCGCCGCATACCGGCACGGTCGAATTTGCCGGGATAAAACCCGGTGATACGGTTCGCGGCTGTTCCGGAACCTGGGGCGAGAAGCCCGGAACCTTGTTGGCCCATCTCACTCGGGAGAAGAACAAGAAGCCGATTTGCGCACCGGAAAAAGGCGAAATCGTCAATGTGCGCAATGAACTTGAGGGTTCGTTTGTGGAGGCTGGCGAGGAATTGTTGACATTTCGGCATTTCCTTACGCGCAAGGAAGTTATCGAACTGATCCTCAAAAAGGCGCTGTTCTTGTTTCGGGCACCCGAACGGGCCAAGTATTACTTCATTCCCGAAGTTGATCAGAAGCTCAAGGTTTCGGGAAAACGTTCGGTCAAGGTTGCCGATGGTATGGATATGCTGATTGTTTCCCGCATGAAGCGGGAAACGCCTTTGGCCTATAGCGGGCCGGAAGGACTTATTTATTCCGTGTATTTTCATCGCGGAGACAATGTTGATGAAGGTGAACCCCTTATCGGCGTTTGTCCCGAAGATCAGCTCTCCGCCATTCAGGATGTGGTAGCCCGCGTTCAGAGTGAGTGGGAAGAGGACGAGTAA
- a CDS encoding PilZ domain-containing protein produces MDFKISIPSDDERMRQAYRTRVPGFLACFESPEASCPVKDLSATGFAIVDDQKRFVEGRQYEVLLKIKDKVFLDELKVKAMRVLNNGLVGFNFQELDRRKQIKLDKLVLEVQKRLIAYKKAKREQEDDQAE; encoded by the coding sequence ATGGACTTCAAGATAAGCATTCCCAGCGATGATGAACGGATGCGTCAGGCCTATCGTACCCGGGTACCCGGTTTTCTTGCCTGTTTTGAGAGTCCTGAGGCCAGCTGTCCGGTCAAGGACCTGAGCGCAACCGGGTTTGCCATTGTTGATGACCAGAAGCGGTTTGTTGAAGGTCGCCAGTATGAAGTGCTGCTTAAAATCAAGGATAAGGTTTTTCTTGATGAACTGAAGGTGAAGGCCATGCGCGTCCTGAACAACGGGTTGGTCGGATTCAATTTTCAGGAGCTGGACCGCAGAAAGCAGATCAAGCTCGATAAGTTGGTATTGGAAGTGCAAAAACGGTTGATTGCCTACAAGAAGGCAAAGCGCGAACAGGAAGACGATCAGGCTGAATAG